In Podospora pseudoanserina strain CBS 124.78 chromosome 5, whole genome shotgun sequence, a single window of DNA contains:
- a CDS encoding hypothetical protein (COG:S; EggNog:ENOG503PAZF), translated as MHPLTLFLSISLPLTLAQLPSSPRFDLTKPSYDLFRHKTLHDSTVQQSFTFDNTNARLFVSQRRNGADSSLGNLCITQLDFSGNQVGYMHLTGFGHGVSFGAQAVGTSTYLWTEVDANSNGYGTRLARFKFTSGTSLSASSPTLQKFKPIPAATEFTCSIDPVNNRLIVRYHLSGSGKHMAVYTLAAATAGDFSSPLVNFKIPTITTLGGAFQGYAAHGRHLYLLWGDSYDVTGGGVNSQVATVDMNTGLLVQGPTLTKAGESLVFREAEGMAVYRTAAGQTRLFLGFASGVAGDRRSNLFFKNATIG; from the coding sequence ATgcaccccctcaccctcttcctttCCATTTCCCTTCCActcaccctcgcccaactcccctcttccccccgtTTCGACCTGACCAAACCTTCCTACGACCTCTTCCGCCACAAAACCCTCCACGACTCCACCGTCCAACAATCCTTCACCTtcgacaacaccaacgcGCGCCTCTTCGTCTCCCAGCGCCGCAACGGCGCCGACTCCTCCCTTGGCAACCTCTGCATAACCCAGCTCGACTTTTCCGGCAACCAGGTAGGGTATATGCACCTGACTGGCTTCGGCCACGGCGTGTCTTTCGGCGCGCAAGCAGTCGGAACCTCTACCTACCTCTGGACAGAAGTTGACGCCAACTCCAACGGCTACGGCACCCGCCTAGCCCGTTTCAAATTCACCTCCGGaacctccctctcagccTCAAGTCCCACCCTCCAAAAATTCAAACCCatcccagcagcaaccgaaTTCACCTGCTCAATCGACCCAGTAAACAACCGTCTAATAGTGCGTTATCACCTCTCCGGATCAGGCAAGCACATGGCCGTCtacaccctcgccgccgccacagcAGGCGACTTTTCGTCCCCCTTGGTAAACTTCAAAATCCCAACAATCACCACGCTCGGCGGCGCGTTTCAGGGGTACGCCGCGCATGGCAGGCACTTGTACCTCTTATGGGGCGACAGCTACGACGTCACAGGGGGCGGCGTCAACTCTCAAGTGGCAACTGTCGACATGAACACTGGGTTGCTGGTGCAAGGACCGACGTTGACAAAGGCGGGAGAGAGTCTTGTTTTCAGGGAAGCAGAAGGCATGGCCGTCTATCGGACGGCAGCGGGCCAGACAAGATTATTTTTGGGCTTCGCGAGCGGTGTTGCGGGGGATAGGAGGTCGAATTTGTTTTTCAAGAATGCTACTATTGGCTAG
- a CDS encoding hypothetical protein (EggNog:ENOG503NVV9; COG:A) produces RNELRLQHKTRIVALHFLFFIFYFFLHLLLQDNGKMPFDPTTFTKATAADYSSSESDAEDDEYLIPSTNPHDDEFADHNPRKRRRTGRDAKESAALGIFGSESEDEGPSRKWKHKPLRNKGVSFVSSSNVKPGPVDDEDDDEDKEDDKDDEYAEWDDDGKPTMRTSTATAADGDEDEDDEDEDMGGFGLGFGGGGEAAAAAQGLGWTPPTQQQKPLKSAVLKPMPFVKSKVDPSNPLGTGFVPMSARGPTLLNRDDDEPAKPRVPAASAFTKGKGGKIKTNTNSFAARMMAKMGYQEGKGLGKEGQGRNIVIEANLRPQGAGLGAVKEKTEQERQEEKRQARLRGEEVIDSEEEEKKKKAARRKKALSGGLGSGTGSGASTPKRQKPKYLTMDEIKKAAPGLNIPDAFTPILDLTGPGKKMLTTSSGLMTPTGGTAPVESAETAESRKLVRRAQNDFMAILEEWQSLQERKAYIELQLKQERQEMEELATTLQGNQSLTSACAAASNPTESGEIDRKADLNYRLGRIISGLSDTYSSLSDKMLPQIKEELTSLVVAAIHPAFNQYRQLWDPLEEPEPSFVDGLKSIRGLLGLDQQTKKTYRRPTANPYETMMYELWYRTVTSAVREWNVREPDQLIAVLEAWDDLLPGFVRTQLLQDIIRKLEEAVRKWQPKRHSEHLPHTWIFPWLPYLPSVHLDPRSSSGLVADVKRKFRQLVDSWEFKRGVIPGLKPWKQVLRGSSSKSDQWGPLVMNHLLPGLARYLGKSFKVDPRDQEPYMKVLDRVFEWLEFVSPTMIGEVLVAEVFPMWHEALYQWLLLEDANYDEIGQWFEWWQGEVFPEEIRVLPSITAEFEKGTRLIEKALDLGDRAKDELKPPENGPALRSERRDREHKTRKPEPLVETPVGEPPREVSFRQVMEEWCQENDLQFMPEKNVHAEGPMYKISGNDAKKSVLVWFKGNTMSVKTKTHGTVEVRRENEDEYGVLLDLVV; encoded by the coding sequence CGCAACGAACTCCGACTACAACACAAGACAAGAATTGTTGCGCTtcatttccttttttttattttttatttttttttacacctcctccttcaagaTAACGGCAAGATGCCCTTTGATCCAACAACATTCACAAAGGCCACGGCCGCCGATTATTCCTCCTCAGAGTCCGAcgctgaagatgatgaatATTTGATACCCTCGACCAACCCCCACGACGATGAATTCGCCGATCACAACCCCCGAAAACGGAGGCGCACCGGCCGCGATGCAAAAGAGAGCGCTGCCCTTGGAATTTTCGGATCCGAAAGCGAAGATGAAGGGCCCAGTCGAAAATGGAAACACAAGCCATTGCGCAACAAGGGCGTTAGCTTCGTATCGTCGAGCAACGTGAAGCCCGGCCCGGttgacgacgaagacgatgatgaggacaagGAAGACGATAAGGATGATGAGTACGCCGAGTGGGATGACGATGGAAAACCTACCATGAGGACCTCAactgccaccgccgccgacggagacgaagacgaagacgatgaagacgaggacaTGGGAGGCTTCGGCCtgggctttggtggtggtggtgaggccgctgccgctgcccaAGGTCTCGGATGGACCCCCCCGACGCAACAACAGAAGCCTCTAAAAAGCGCCGTCTTGAAGCCGATGCCATTCGTCAAGTCAAAAGTAGATCCTAGCAACCCTCTGGGAACTGGGTTTGTGCCAATGTCGGCGAGAGGTCCAACTCTTCTAAACCGTGACGACGATGAACCAGCGAAACCACGTGTACCTGCGGCGAGCGCGTTCACAAAGGGCAAAGGTGGGAAGATCAAGACCAATACCAATTCTTTCGCGGCGAGAAtgatggccaagatgggTTATCAGGAAGGAAAAGGTCTTGGAAAAGAGGGCCAGGGTCGAAACATTGTCATCGAGGCCAACCTGCGCCCACAAGGCGCCGGTCTCGGTGCTGTCAAGGAAAAGACTGAACAGGAAAGGCAAGAAGAGAAACGACAAGCACGTCTCAGGGGCGAGGAGGTTATTGactcggaagaggaggaaaagaagaagaaggccgcgCGCAGGAAGAAGGCTCTGTCTGGTGGACTGGGCAGTGGTACAGGTAGTGGCGCAAGCACGCCCAAACGCCAGAAGCCAAAGTACCTGACAATGgatgagatcaagaaggccgcccCCGGCCTCAATATTCCCGACGCGTTTACCCCTATCTTGGATCTGACCGGTCCCGGCAAAAAGATGCTGACCACCTCGTCAGGCTTGATGACCCCCACTGGTGGTACTGCGCCTGTTGAGTCTGCTGAAACGGCCGAATCCCGGAAGCTCGTCCGCCGTGCCCAAAACGACTTCATGGCTATTCTTGAGGAATGGCAGAGCTTACAAGAGCGCAAGGCATATATTGAGCTGCAGTTGAAACAAGAAAGGCAAGAGATGGAAGAGCTGGCCACAACGTTGCAAGGCAATCAATCACTCACCAGTGCCTGCGCTGCAGCGTCCAACCCAACCGAGAGCGGCGAGATTGATCGCAAGGCTGATCTCAACTATCGACTGGGTCGCATCATTTCAGGGCTCAGTGATACTTACTCGTCTCTGTCCGACAAGATGTTACCTCAGATCAAGGAAGAGCTCACATCCCTCGTCGTAGCTGCCATCCACCCGGCCTTTAATCAATACCGTCAGCTCTGGGATCCTCTCGAGGAACCTGAACCAAGCTTCGTCGACGGTCTCAAGTCTATCCGAGGCTTGCTCGGTCTCgaccaacaaaccaaaaagaCGTACCGCCGACCGACCGCCAACCCCTACGAAACAATGATGTACGAGTTGTGGTACCGAACCGTCACCAGCGCAGTCCGCGAATGGAACGTCCGGGAACCAGACCAGCTCATTGCTGTGCTAGAAGCTTGGGATGACCTCCTGCCTGGCTTTGTCCGCACTCAGCTTCTACAAGATATCATTcgcaagctggaggaggctgttcGGAAGTGGCAACCAAAACGACACAGCGAGCACCTCCCTCACACTTGGATCTTTCCCTGGTTGCCGTATTTGCCTTCGGTCCATCTGGACCCAAGAAGCTCGTCTGGTCTGGTGGCAGATGTCAAGCGCAAGTTCAGACAGCTCGTTGACTCGTGGGAGTTCAAGAGGGGTGTCATTCCCGGCTTGAAACCCTGGAAACAAGTGCTGCGTGGAAGCAGTAGTAAGAGCGACCAGTGGGGGCCGCTGGTGATGAACCACCTTTTGCCTGGTTTGGCGAGGTATCTTGGGAAGAGCTTCAAGGTTGATCCGCGAGACCAAGAGCCGTACATGAAGGTGTTGGATAGGGTGTTTGAGTGGTTGGAGTTTGTGAGTCCGACCATGATtggggaggtgctggtggcggaGGTGTTCCCCATGTGGCATGAGGCGCTTTACCAATGGCTTTTGCTGGAAGATGCCAACTATGATGAGATTGGTCAGTGGTTTGAGTGGTGGCAGGGGGAGGTTTTCCCCGAGGAGATTAGAGTGTTGCCATCCATCACGGCTGAGTTTGAGAAGGGTACTCGTCTCATTGAGAAGGCGCTTGATTTGGGTGATAGGGCGAAGGATGAGCTCAAGCCACCAGAGAATGGCCCTGCTCTCAGGAGTGAAAGGCGGGATAGGGAACATAAGACAAGGAAACCTGAACCACTGGTGGAAACGCCTGTTGGGGAGCCGCCAAGGGAGGTTTCGTTTAGACAGGTCATGGAGGAGTGGTGCCAGGAGAATGATTTGCAGTTTATGCCTGAGAAAAACGTTCATGCCGAAGGGCCGATGTACAAGATCTCTGGCAATGATGCCAAGAAGAGTGTTTTGGTGTGGTTTAAGGGGAACACGATGTCGGTGAAGACAAAGACGCatgggacggtggaggtcAGGAGGGAGAATGAGGATGAGTAcggggtgttgttggattTGGTGGTGTAG
- a CDS encoding hypothetical protein (COG:O; EggNog:ENOG503PD4E) — MDTSFYLVTIFIVLWILKRLFTSTTPIPETSSKVYKIANAAEFDALLSSAKHVVVDFYADWCPPCRAIAPHFSELADKHSSDGQLAFAKVNVDHVDNIASRYGVSAMPTFLFFENGAPKGVAVQGMTARPSVPLTGDGLVERVRGADRAALKAVVEVLAGKGGGVMGLGWRVAL; from the exons ATGGACACTTCATTCTATCTGGTCACGATTTTTATCGTACTCTGG ATCCTAAAGCGACTCTTtacatccaccacccccatccctgAAACCTCGAGCAAAGTCTACAAAATAGCCAACGCCGCCGAGTTCGACGCCCTCCTGTCCTCCGCCAAGCATGTGGTAGTAGACTTTTACGCAGACTGGTGTCCGCCTTGTCGCGCCATTGCACCACACTTCTCCGAGCTGGCCGACAAGCACTCTTCAGACGGCCAGCTTGCTTTCGCCAAGGTGAATGTCGACCACGTTGATAACATTGCCTCGCGGTATGGGGTGTCTGCGATGCCGActtttttgttctttgaGAATGGTGCGCCGAAGGGGGTGGCGGTTCAGGGAATGACAGCTCGCCCGTCGGTGCCTTTGACgggtgatgggttggtggagagggtaCGGGGTGCTGATCGTGCGGCGTTGAAGGCTGTGgttgaggttttggcggggaagggtgggggagtgatggggttgggttggagggtggCTTTGTAA
- a CDS encoding hypothetical protein (COG:V; EggNog:ENOG503P21N), with protein sequence MVSPKDLVLITGATGHVGSWTLVQLLREGYRVRAAVRSHAKAAAVLARPQIQALNPGHRLSFIIVPDITVPGAYDNAVEGATHIIHIASPLASGGNGVPLSQHDAHFIQPAVRGTISLLEAANLGGTVRRVVITSSFIALVPMDELTGRRKRDPSKPVSPNDRIPFAPGPYESEFAAYAASKVAALHHAEAWMERERPPFDVVHLHPGFVLGRNDTATTAGQAMQGTNSVVLALLLGKRFGPYAGATVHASDVARAHVSALDPTVLGNQSYILSQSARWNDAIAIAKREFPEAIKTKLLVTGGSVKTTPLPIDASLTEETFGFKFASYEDQVINVVEHFLELRLRKKTGVQMVSSSAPKKQRVVVNVSAIAC encoded by the coding sequence ATGGTTTCGCCAAAAGATTTGGTATTGATAACAGGGGCCACGGGCCATGTAGGGTCGTGGACTCTGGTGCAACTGCTTCGAGAGGGATATCGGGTCCGGGCCGCCGTTCGATCCCATGCaaaagctgctgctgttcttgCAAGACCACAAATCCAGGCACTCAACCCAGGACACCGACTCTCCTTCATCATTGTGCCCGATATCACGGTCCCCGGTGCTTACGACAACGCTGTCGAGGGCGCAACACACATCATCCACATTGCTTCGCCACTGGCCTCAGGTGGTAACGGCGTACCGCTCAGTCAACACGATGCGCATTTCATCCAGCCAGCTGTGCGCGGTACCATCAGCCTCCTGGAAGCAGCCAACCTCGGTGGGACGGTCCGTCGTGTCGTGATCACCAGCTCCTTCATTGCCTTGGTTCCCATGGACGAGCTGACGGGCAGACGGAAGCGAGACCCTTCCAAGCCTGTGTCTCCCAATGACCGCATCCCGTTTGCCCCTGGACCGTACGAATCCGAGTTTGCGGCCTATGCGGCATCCAAGGTTGCAGCGCTGCACCATGCCGAGGCGTGGATGGAGCGTGAGAGGCCACCGTTCGATGTCGTGCACCTTCACCCAGGCTTCGTGTTGGGGCGCAACGACACGGCTACCACAGCAGGACAAGCCATGCAGGGCACCAACTCGGTGGTactggcgctgctgctgggcaagCGGTTTGGGCCGTATGCGGGCGCGACAGTGCATGCCTCTGATGTGGCTCGGGCGCACGTGTCGGCACTGGACCCGACGGTTCTCGGAAACCAGAGCTACATTCTCAGTCAGTCGGCGCGGTGGAACgatgccatcgccatcgccaagcgGGAGTTTcccgaggccatcaagacaAAGCTGCTGGTGACGGGTGGCAGCGTCAAGACAACGCCTCTTCCCATCGACGCAAGTCTAACCGAGGAGACGTTCGGCTTCAAGTTTGCCAGCTACGAGGACCAGGTGATCAATGTTGTTGAGCACTTCTTGGAGCTGCGGTTGCGCAAGAAGACAGGGGTCCAGATGGTGTCTTCCAGCGCACCAAAGAAGCAACGGGTGGTTGTCAATGTCAGCGCCATCGCTTGCTGA